The Devosia sp. genome segment CCCCGACATTCTTCTCGCCGCGCGAGACGGCGTCAGCCTGGCGCGGACTGACCTCGATTTTGTCCGTCTGCATGAGGAAAGTTTTCTGCGCGCGCCCAATATTTCGGTGGACTACGCCATCTTTGAAAAGACCGACAAGGCAGCCATGGTGGCCGTCGACTTTCCCTGGTCGGATCTGGGCAGTTGGGACGCGGTCTGGAAAACCGGCAAACACGAAGGCCCCGGCAACGTTACCCACGGCGCCATCACGCTCGACGAGGTCCAGAATTCCTTGGTGTTGACGGACCACGCGCATGTTGCGGTGAGCGGCCTCGACAGTATTGCCGTGGTCGCGACCTACGATGCCGTTTACGTGGGGCGACTGGACCGCGCACAGAGCGTCGGCGACATTGTCAAACGCCTCAAGGACGACCCGAAAACGCTCGGCCTGACAGAAATTCACCGCACCGCCTACCGCCCCTGGGGTGGCTATACCTCGATGCTGCAGGGGGACCGCTTCCAGGTGAAACGCCTCTTCGTCAAACCCGGCAAGAAGCTCAGCCTGCAAAAGCATCACCATCGCGCCGAACACTGGATCGTGGTGCGCGGAACGGCCGAGGTGACCATCGACGGCACAGTCACCACGCTGTCCGAGAACCAGTCGATCTACCTACCCCAGGGCTGCCTGCACCGACTGGCCAATCCCGGCAAGATCGAGTTGGAACTGATCGAGGTCCAGACCGGATCCTATCTTGGCGAGGATGATATCATCCGCGTTGAGGACGAATTCGGCCGGACGTGAACGGCCTATACGCCACGTTCAAGCATGTCGCGAATCCGTACAGCCTTCTCGAAATGGTCAAGCCTGTGGGTCCATATCCACCACGTCGCCGCCTCGAGCAGCAATTCGGGATCGTCATTCCTGTTGGCGAAGAACGCATAGAAGGACACGCCGACATCGGCG includes the following:
- a CDS encoding mannose-1-phosphate guanylyltransferase/mannose-6-phosphate isomerase produces the protein MVEPIVPVILAGGQGSRLWPMSRSARPKQFLPLTGHSSLYQQALERVSDRSRYHPPLVLTNNDYRFIVAEQAEEVGQAPGAILLEPAARNTATAIATAAAYVDKTYGPRALLHILPSDHLVTIDASYWQSLDAAIAAARDGRLVTFGIKPTHPETGYGYIKSAAAPGDGAARIERFVEKPDAARASEMLAEGGYFWNSGMFMLGAGAFLAECERLAPDILLAARDGVSLARTDLDFVRLHEESFLRAPNISVDYAIFEKTDKAAMVAVDFPWSDLGSWDAVWKTGKHEGPGNVTHGAITLDEVQNSLVLTDHAHVAVSGLDSIAVVATYDAVYVGRLDRAQSVGDIVKRLKDDPKTLGLTEIHRTAYRPWGGYTSMLQGDRFQVKRLFVKPGKKLSLQKHHHRAEHWIVVRGTAEVTIDGTVTTLSENQSIYLPQGCLHRLANPGKIELELIEVQTGSYLGEDDIIRVEDEFGRT
- a CDS encoding DUF6500 family protein, whose protein sequence is MRPSLRQKAIAVCNRKIAQKGADVGVSFYAFFANRNDDPELLLEAATWWIWTHRLDHFEKAVRIRDMLERGV